In Catenulispora sp. MAP5-51, a genomic segment contains:
- a CDS encoding BTAD domain-containing putative transcriptional regulator: protein MGEITRIPAEPHAEFLFLGVPEIRIGGSPVPIGPAQEKRLLAAVLSEHPNPVGRSALIRAIWDPPEPEDAVENFHHIARRLRRRLENAGLRSVLPSESGGYRLGTAEATVDLQRFHALLARAARSPELGDAERAGLLEAALGLFRGEPLAGLDGQWIDGYRYLLQEERHAAEIAFNEAAIRLGDLGTAIPRLEARLRERPGDEWLAWLGMHAFYRAGRKDDAQNVYHRVRRHLDTTIATESHRALTELYELMLRGDDRLLEGSALVFPAGRPIRGAGARGSFGTGAGFGAREDPARDSDPGPEPEPEPDPTHKQSNPDPDPDPDPDPSPKPEPGIATGATFSQTNIGTNVHASQGGVQNFYFGGKEPS from the coding sequence GTGGGTGAGATAACCCGCATCCCGGCCGAACCGCACGCCGAGTTCCTGTTCCTCGGCGTCCCGGAGATCCGGATCGGCGGCAGCCCCGTCCCGATCGGCCCGGCCCAGGAGAAGCGCCTGCTGGCCGCGGTGCTGTCCGAGCACCCGAACCCGGTCGGGCGCTCGGCGCTGATCAGGGCGATCTGGGATCCGCCCGAGCCGGAGGACGCGGTGGAGAACTTCCATCACATCGCCCGGCGGCTGCGGCGGCGGCTGGAGAACGCTGGGCTGCGGAGCGTGCTGCCCAGCGAGAGCGGCGGCTACCGGCTCGGAACGGCCGAGGCCACGGTCGACCTCCAGCGGTTCCACGCGCTGCTGGCGCGCGCCGCGCGCTCGCCGGAGCTCGGGGACGCCGAACGGGCCGGGCTGTTGGAGGCGGCGCTGGGGCTGTTCCGCGGCGAGCCGCTGGCCGGCCTGGACGGGCAGTGGATCGACGGGTACCGGTACCTGTTGCAGGAGGAGCGGCACGCCGCCGAGATCGCGTTCAACGAGGCCGCGATCAGGCTCGGGGATCTGGGCACGGCCATCCCGCGGCTGGAGGCGCGGCTTCGGGAGCGGCCGGGCGATGAGTGGCTGGCGTGGCTGGGGATGCACGCGTTCTACCGCGCGGGGCGCAAGGACGACGCGCAGAACGTGTATCACCGGGTGCGCCGGCATCTGGACACGACGATCGCGACGGAGAGTCACAGGGCTCTGACGGAGCTCTACGAGCTGATGCTGCGCGGCGACGATCGGCTGCTGGAGGGGTCAGCGCTGGTGTTTCCCGCCGGGCGGCCGATACGCGGCGCCGGTGCTCGAGGTTCCTTTGGCACCGGGGCCGGGTTCGGCGCCAGAGAAGATCCCGCGCGCGACTCTGATCCCGGTCCCGAGCCCGAGCCCGAACCCGACCCCACGCACAAGCAGTCCAATCCAGATCCAGATCCAGATCCAGATCCAGATCCCTCGCCCAAGCCCGAGCCCGGGATCGCCACCGGCGCCACCTTCTCCCAGACCAACATCGGCACCAATGTCCACGCCTCGCAGGGCGGCGTCCAGAACTTCTACTTCGGCGGAAAGGAACCATCGTGA
- a CDS encoding DUF397 domain-containing protein, with amino-acid sequence MTEQQAIGGTRYRKSSYSGANNNNCVEVAIEVAATLSVCVRDTKDAARTTLRFTAAEWEAFIAGVKDGEFDLA; translated from the coding sequence ATGACCGAGCAGCAGGCCATCGGCGGCACGCGGTACCGCAAGAGCAGCTACTCCGGAGCGAACAACAACAACTGCGTGGAGGTCGCGATCGAGGTGGCGGCCACGCTGAGCGTGTGCGTCCGCGACACCAAGGACGCGGCCCGGACCACGCTTCGCTTCACCGCCGCGGAGTGGGAGGCGTTCATCGCGGGGGTGAAGGACGGCGAGTTCGATCTCGCCTGA
- a CDS encoding DUF5753 domain-containing protein: MATEDAPAIAGRRQLGAALARLRRRACRTLEEAAGHLDWPVEMADRVENGQAALRTAEARVLLDFYGIADQRREEVLDLVRQAGSGTWWLPYGDLVDPSFERQLILEDEARVIRVHQPNLVPGLVQTERYAWELMTTVTDQQPEAVRRRVDLRILRQRILDRPEAPLVDVVLDEAALRRPVGDAAVMREQYERLLRLSAAPGIRIGILPFPAGPSRASGHGFHIFSPRGGEPDVVQLELLDREYFTETAEEVGRYRAAFEHARARALGVGDSRAFLADLAGSADSAGTSGKSKKSSKGNGGEPLPRTRPA; encoded by the coding sequence ATGGCCACGGAGGACGCGCCGGCCATAGCCGGCAGGCGTCAGCTCGGCGCGGCGCTGGCCCGGCTGCGCCGGCGGGCCTGCCGGACGCTCGAGGAGGCCGCGGGCCATCTCGACTGGCCGGTGGAGATGGCCGACCGGGTGGAGAACGGCCAGGCCGCGTTGCGCACGGCCGAGGCGCGGGTGCTCCTGGACTTCTACGGGATCGCCGACCAGCGGCGCGAAGAGGTGCTGGACCTGGTGCGACAGGCCGGCTCGGGCACCTGGTGGCTCCCCTACGGCGATCTGGTGGACCCCTCCTTCGAGCGTCAGCTGATCCTGGAGGACGAGGCCCGGGTGATCCGGGTCCACCAGCCGAACCTCGTCCCCGGTCTGGTGCAGACCGAGCGGTACGCCTGGGAGCTCATGACCACGGTCACCGACCAGCAACCGGAGGCGGTGCGGCGGCGGGTCGATCTCAGGATCCTGCGGCAGCGGATCCTGGACCGGCCGGAGGCGCCGCTGGTGGACGTGGTCCTGGACGAGGCCGCGCTGCGCCGACCGGTGGGGGACGCGGCCGTGATGCGCGAGCAGTACGAACGGCTGCTGCGGCTGTCCGCGGCGCCGGGGATCCGGATCGGGATCCTGCCCTTCCCAGCAGGCCCCTCGCGGGCGTCAGGGCACGGATTCCACATCTTCTCCCCGCGCGGCGGCGAGCCGGACGTGGTCCAGCTCGAACTGCTCGACCGGGAGTACTTCACGGAGACGGCCGAGGAAGTCGGCCGCTACCGGGCCGCCTTCGAACACGCGCGGGCCAGGGCATTGGGTGTGGGGGACTCGCGCGCGTTCCTGGCGGACTTGGCGGGCTCGGCGGACTCGGCCGGCACGTCCGGGAAGTCCAAGAAATCCAGCAAGGGAAACGGAGGTGAGCCGTTGCCGCGAACCCGACCGGCATGA
- a CDS encoding helix-turn-helix domain-containing protein, with protein MAGGRSPVMRRRRLAAELQRLRLASGRTLEEVAAYLECSPAKVSRIENGQVAVRIQDARELLELYRVDGDRREDLLQMVRQARGRGWWSDHADVLEPGAETLLSLEDEAAGVFIYETNLVTALLQTPRYAFELFSSWTDVPLDRIRRQVEVTEERQRVLERANAPELSVVLDESCLHRVLGGADVMREQYQRLVSVAGRPGVDLRILPFAAGPHQAMGFGFHIFQFTGDDPAIVHIERLNAADFLEGAEEVGRYQAAFHQARERALSPERSLALLEGLAAGVDAEPA; from the coding sequence ATGGCAGGCGGCAGAAGCCCGGTGATGAGACGGCGGCGGCTGGCAGCCGAGCTGCAGCGGCTCCGGCTCGCCTCGGGGCGCACCCTGGAAGAGGTGGCCGCCTATCTGGAGTGCTCGCCGGCGAAGGTCAGCCGGATCGAGAACGGCCAGGTCGCCGTCCGGATCCAGGACGCGCGCGAGCTTCTGGAGCTCTACCGGGTCGACGGGGACCGGCGCGAGGACCTGCTGCAGATGGTCCGGCAGGCCCGGGGCCGCGGTTGGTGGTCGGACCACGCCGACGTCCTGGAACCCGGGGCGGAGACGTTGCTCAGCCTGGAGGACGAGGCGGCAGGGGTCTTCATCTACGAGACGAACCTCGTGACCGCGCTGCTGCAGACGCCGCGGTACGCCTTCGAGCTGTTCTCGTCCTGGACCGACGTCCCGCTGGACCGGATCCGCCGCCAGGTCGAGGTGACCGAGGAACGCCAGCGGGTGCTGGAGCGCGCGAACGCCCCGGAGTTGAGCGTGGTGCTGGACGAGTCCTGTCTGCACCGCGTCCTGGGCGGCGCGGACGTCATGCGCGAGCAGTACCAGCGGCTGGTCTCCGTGGCCGGCCGGCCCGGGGTCGATCTGCGGATCCTGCCCTTCGCCGCCGGTCCGCACCAGGCGATGGGGTTCGGGTTCCACATCTTCCAGTTCACCGGCGACGACCCGGCGATCGTCCACATCGAGCGGCTCAACGCCGCCGACTTCCTGGAGGGCGCCGAGGAGGTCGGGCGGTATCAGGCGGCTTTCCACCAGGCGCGGGAGCGAGCCCTGTCGCCGGAGCGTTCTTTGGCGCTCCTGGAAGGGCTCGCCGCCGGGGTGGACGCCGAGCCCGCCTAG
- a CDS encoding potassium transporter Kup, with amino-acid sequence MIVDATGNASPTATEADQAAGHRTAGKAGAAALMLGALGVVFGDIGTSPLYAMQTVFTADNKAVGTSADQVYGVVSLIFWAITLIVSIKYVSFILRTDNDGEGGIMALTALIQKLDFRSARAKVLLVAFGILGASLFYGDGMITPAISVLSAVEGLKVSAPGLKDYVVPLTVVIVIGLFAIQKFGTALVGGLFGPVMTVWFLIIGVAGAGEIAAHPSIIKALSPSYGAQFMVHHGVVAFIALASVVLAVTGAEALYADMGHFGRKPIHRAWFYLVFPALTLNYLGQGSLILRRPDTVSNPFFLLMPSWAQFPMVILATIATVIASQAVISGAFSVTRQAMQLGFLPHMTIRHTSEHEIGQVYVPVVNWFLCCSVTVLVVGFGSSASLASAYGVAVTATFMLNTILFLAVARVLKGVASWKIAVGAVVFLTSETAFFAANLTKVVHGGWLPLLVATFVFTVLSTWRRGRTIVTPNRTALEGPLRPFVDEVDALQPPIHRVDGVAVFLNANIETTPLALRANVEHNHTLHKTVVILSMMVEKVPHIPAAERLVFDDLGHSDDGILHLTARLGFQDEPDVPRILRQAVAHPDAGEIAGIDPDEVSYFLSRIAIVRTGAKGMRSWRKRLFLTIAHNAASPVDYFGLPADRCVIMGAHVPV; translated from the coding sequence GTGATCGTTGACGCCACGGGGAACGCCTCGCCCACCGCCACGGAAGCCGATCAGGCCGCCGGACACCGCACCGCCGGCAAGGCCGGCGCGGCCGCGCTCATGCTCGGCGCGCTCGGGGTCGTGTTCGGGGACATCGGGACCAGTCCGCTCTACGCGATGCAGACCGTGTTCACCGCTGACAACAAGGCTGTGGGGACCTCGGCGGACCAGGTCTACGGGGTGGTGTCGCTGATCTTCTGGGCGATCACGCTCATCGTGTCGATCAAGTACGTGAGCTTCATCCTGCGGACCGACAACGACGGCGAGGGCGGGATCATGGCCCTGACCGCGCTGATCCAGAAGCTGGACTTCCGGTCGGCCAGGGCGAAGGTACTGCTGGTCGCATTCGGCATACTCGGGGCGTCGCTGTTCTACGGGGACGGGATGATCACGCCGGCGATCTCCGTGCTGTCGGCGGTGGAGGGGCTCAAGGTCTCGGCACCGGGGCTGAAGGACTACGTCGTGCCGCTGACCGTGGTCATCGTCATCGGGCTGTTCGCGATCCAGAAGTTCGGGACGGCGCTGGTCGGCGGGTTGTTCGGGCCGGTGATGACGGTGTGGTTCCTGATCATCGGGGTGGCCGGGGCCGGGGAGATCGCGGCGCATCCGAGTATCATCAAGGCCCTGTCTCCCAGCTACGGCGCGCAGTTCATGGTGCACCACGGGGTGGTGGCGTTCATCGCGCTGGCCTCGGTGGTGCTGGCGGTGACCGGCGCCGAGGCGCTGTACGCCGACATGGGCCACTTCGGGCGCAAGCCCATCCACCGGGCCTGGTTCTACCTCGTCTTCCCCGCGCTGACGCTGAACTACCTGGGTCAGGGCTCGCTGATCCTGCGCCGGCCGGACACCGTCTCCAACCCCTTCTTCCTGCTGATGCCGAGCTGGGCGCAGTTCCCGATGGTGATCCTGGCGACCATCGCCACCGTCATCGCCTCGCAGGCCGTCATCTCCGGCGCGTTCAGCGTGACCCGGCAGGCGATGCAGCTGGGCTTCCTGCCGCACATGACGATCCGGCACACCTCCGAGCACGAGATCGGCCAGGTGTACGTGCCGGTCGTGAACTGGTTCCTGTGCTGCTCGGTCACCGTCCTGGTGGTCGGCTTCGGCTCCTCGGCCTCGCTGGCCTCGGCCTACGGCGTGGCCGTGACCGCGACCTTCATGCTCAACACGATCCTGTTCCTGGCCGTGGCCCGCGTCCTGAAGGGCGTCGCGTCCTGGAAGATCGCCGTGGGCGCCGTGGTCTTCCTGACCAGCGAGACCGCGTTCTTCGCCGCCAACCTCACCAAGGTGGTGCACGGCGGCTGGCTGCCGCTGCTGGTCGCGACCTTCGTCTTCACCGTGCTGAGCACCTGGCGGCGGGGCCGGACGATCGTCACGCCGAACCGCACGGCCCTGGAGGGGCCGCTGCGGCCCTTCGTGGACGAGGTGGACGCGCTGCAGCCGCCGATCCACCGCGTGGACGGCGTGGCGGTGTTCCTCAACGCCAACATCGAGACCACGCCGCTGGCCCTGCGCGCCAACGTCGAGCACAACCACACGCTGCACAAGACCGTCGTCATCTTGTCGATGATGGTGGAGAAGGTCCCGCACATCCCGGCCGCCGAGCGCCTGGTCTTCGACGACCTCGGCCACAGCGACGACGGCATCCTGCACCTCACCGCGCGCCTGGGCTTCCAGGACGAGCCGGACGTGCCGCGCATCCTGCGCCAGGCCGTCGCGCACCCCGACGCCGGCGAGATCGCCGGGATCGACCCGGACGAGGTGTCCTACTTCCTGTCCCGGATCGCGATCGTGCGGACCGGCGCGAAGGGGATGCGGTCCTGGCGCAAGCGGCTGTTCCTGACCATCGCGCACAACGCGGCCAGCCCGGTGGACTACTTCGGGCTGCCGGCCGACCGGTGCGTGATCATGGGAGCGCACGTGCCGGTCTGA
- a CDS encoding RICIN domain-containing protein, which yields MVNASGTIVGAQSGKCLSVYGASTANYADAEIYTCNGSSSENWSEQP from the coding sequence GTGGTGAACGCCTCGGGGACGATCGTCGGCGCACAGTCGGGCAAGTGCTTGAGCGTGTACGGGGCCTCGACGGCGAACTATGCGGACGCTGAGATCTACACGTGCAACGGGAGCAGCAGCGAGAACTGGAGTGAGCAGCCGTAG
- a CDS encoding PP2C family protein-serine/threonine phosphatase, which yields MDMDDGYSRNEARDAHADAARGTVASLSTELLVGILAEAPIGMGLLNAELRWVYTNAAFLSATGLDAARILNRPAAATPFAADLPAIRRVLLEGNPRDGAHDGARDGSDGANSAGASATAEAGLVTATGTGWHVRYRRLEVDGRIAGVVAAVTGPATPDQRRLDQARRRLAMQGAAAERIGTTLDVDITCIELAELTVPAMADLTIVEVLPYEVGDRGKGGAPEAPRMRRAALACAPELRRRLGTLAMPGASVRPGADSAVARSLAAGRLVMADRLSDAELEDQAASPEILAAYRMAGVDSVLAVPLNARGRLVGVMTLARGRGRQGFSDDDAVLIQDLADRAAVSVENARQYADSQSVTLELQRALLVEPGRPHSNLEVAARYLPSGNRALVGGDWYEIVRLPFGRTLLVMGDVMGHGVEAAVDMSIYRSAIRDAGGMDLPPHGILRHLDNLISKDDTARPATCLLGVADPNRGRWTFANAGHLPPALFAADRPTELVGLPTGPPLGTGVGGYEQVIVDLRPDQVLLIYTDGLVERRGEDIDVSLARLASLPLPAGGGLEDLLDDALRLVAPAAVEDDIALLAARATPR from the coding sequence ATGGACATGGACGACGGGTACTCGCGGAACGAGGCACGAGACGCGCACGCCGACGCTGCCCGCGGCACCGTCGCCTCGCTGAGCACCGAGCTGCTGGTCGGCATCCTGGCCGAGGCCCCGATCGGGATGGGTCTGCTCAACGCCGAACTGCGCTGGGTCTACACCAATGCGGCCTTCCTCTCCGCGACCGGCCTGGACGCGGCCCGGATCCTGAACCGGCCGGCCGCCGCGACGCCGTTCGCCGCCGACCTGCCGGCCATCAGGCGCGTCCTGCTCGAGGGGAACCCGCGGGACGGCGCGCACGACGGTGCGCGCGACGGTTCTGACGGCGCCAATAGCGCCGGTGCCAGTGCCACCGCCGAGGCCGGGCTCGTCACCGCCACCGGGACCGGCTGGCACGTCCGCTACCGGCGGCTGGAGGTCGACGGCCGGATCGCCGGGGTGGTGGCCGCCGTGACCGGGCCCGCGACGCCGGACCAGCGGCGGCTGGACCAGGCGCGCCGCCGGCTGGCGATGCAGGGCGCGGCGGCTGAACGCATCGGCACCACGCTCGACGTGGACATCACCTGTATCGAGCTGGCCGAGCTCACGGTGCCGGCGATGGCGGACCTGACCATCGTCGAGGTGCTGCCGTACGAGGTCGGCGACCGCGGCAAGGGCGGTGCGCCAGAGGCTCCGCGCATGCGCCGGGCCGCACTGGCCTGCGCGCCGGAACTGCGCCGCCGGCTCGGCACGCTGGCCATGCCCGGCGCCTCGGTGCGGCCCGGTGCCGACTCCGCCGTCGCGCGCAGTCTGGCCGCGGGCCGGCTGGTCATGGCCGACCGGCTGTCCGATGCGGAGCTGGAGGACCAGGCTGCGAGCCCGGAGATCCTGGCGGCCTACCGGATGGCCGGCGTCGACTCGGTCCTGGCCGTGCCGCTGAACGCGCGCGGACGGCTGGTCGGGGTGATGACGCTGGCGCGCGGGCGCGGCCGCCAGGGGTTCAGCGACGACGACGCGGTCCTGATCCAGGACCTCGCCGACCGGGCGGCGGTCAGCGTCGAGAACGCCCGGCAGTACGCCGACTCCCAGAGCGTGACCCTGGAGCTGCAGCGTGCGCTGCTGGTCGAACCGGGCCGTCCGCACTCCAACCTGGAGGTCGCCGCGCGCTATCTGCCCTCCGGCAACCGCGCGCTGGTCGGCGGCGACTGGTACGAGATCGTCCGGCTGCCGTTCGGCCGGACGCTGCTGGTCATGGGCGACGTCATGGGACACGGGGTCGAGGCCGCGGTCGACATGAGCATCTACCGCTCGGCGATCCGCGACGCCGGCGGCATGGACCTGCCGCCGCACGGGATCCTGCGGCATCTGGACAACCTGATCTCCAAGGACGACACGGCCCGGCCGGCGACCTGCCTGCTCGGCGTCGCCGACCCGAACCGGGGGCGCTGGACGTTCGCGAACGCCGGGCACCTGCCGCCGGCGCTGTTCGCCGCCGACCGTCCCACCGAGCTGGTCGGGCTGCCGACCGGGCCGCCGCTGGGGACCGGCGTGGGCGGATACGAGCAGGTGATCGTCGACCTGCGGCCGGACCAGGTGCTGCTGATCTACACCGACGGCCTGGTGGAGCGGCGCGGCGAGGACATCGACGTCTCGCTGGCCCGGCTGGCCTCGTTGCCGCTCCCGGCCGGCGGCGGGCTGGAGGACCTGCTCGACGACGCGCTGCGCCTGGTCGCCCCGGCGGCGGTCGAGGACGACATCGCGCTGCTGGCCGCGCGCGCCACGCCGCGGTAA
- the bla gene encoding class A beta-lactamase: MSTFTERILARTVPIAASFGVAAAALGGCSTASHAAAATPTSSSTATSAPAAATASASASATTAPSSSGSDSAAFADLESRYHAQLGLYALDTGSGRSVGFQADNRFAFCSTVKALAAAEILHRDSDAQLAQTITYSVSDLVDYSPVTGQHVNGGMTLTAVMTAAIEVSDNTALNLMFNQLGGPAGLQSALRALNDPTTSADRTEPTVNSAVPGDVRDTSTPRALAEDLRAYVLGDTLTPQRRTLLTSWLTANTTGGPYIRAGVPAGWTVGDKTGNGDYGTRNDIAVLWPPHRAPIVIAVLSDRDGKDATSADALIADATKLALRQLG, encoded by the coding sequence ATGAGCACATTCACGGAGCGGATCCTTGCCCGCACGGTCCCGATCGCGGCCTCGTTCGGCGTGGCGGCCGCGGCGCTCGGCGGGTGTTCCACGGCTTCGCACGCCGCGGCAGCGACACCGACGAGCAGCAGCACGGCCACATCGGCACCGGCGGCGGCGACCGCATCCGCGTCCGCGTCCGCGACGACCGCTCCGTCGAGCTCCGGCAGCGATTCGGCGGCCTTCGCAGACCTCGAATCCCGCTATCACGCACAGCTGGGCCTCTACGCCCTGGACACCGGTTCCGGCCGCTCGGTCGGGTTCCAAGCAGACAACCGGTTCGCGTTCTGCTCGACGGTCAAAGCCCTGGCCGCCGCCGAGATCCTGCACCGTGACAGCGACGCGCAGCTGGCCCAGACCATCACCTACAGCGTCTCCGACCTCGTCGACTACTCCCCGGTCACCGGGCAGCACGTGAACGGCGGCATGACGCTCACGGCGGTGATGACCGCCGCGATCGAGGTCAGCGACAACACCGCGCTGAACCTGATGTTCAACCAGCTCGGCGGCCCGGCGGGTCTGCAGTCCGCGCTGCGGGCCCTGAACGACCCGACCACCAGCGCCGACCGCACCGAGCCGACCGTCAACTCCGCCGTGCCCGGCGACGTGCGCGACACCAGCACCCCGCGCGCGCTCGCCGAGGACCTGCGCGCATACGTGCTCGGCGACACCCTCACCCCGCAGCGGCGCACGCTGTTGACCTCCTGGCTCACCGCGAACACCACCGGCGGCCCCTACATCCGGGCCGGCGTCCCGGCCGGCTGGACGGTCGGCGACAAGACCGGCAACGGCGACTACGGCACGCGCAACGACATCGCCGTCCTGTGGCCGCCGCACCGCGCGCCGATCGTGATCGCGGTGCTCTCCGACCGCGACGGCAAGGACGCGACCTCCGCCGACGCCCTGATCGCCGACGCCACGAAGCTCGCCCTGCGGCAACTGGGCTGA
- a CDS encoding LysR family transcriptional regulator — protein MDLVSACRIFTSVAERGSFTLGAAAEGIPQSVASRRVAALEKHFRQPLFDRTARRAVLTVFGQDMLAPAKRLVQYAEALEHHAAEAKLRPLTLAVPETCGVRDLALLDAAAREVDVALDIRCAGPEQRAAWMRDKAVRAAVQAVPPTEAVWVVPLGLARPPAPGRHEGSPGSQGSVSPPPPPPPPPPPPPPPPPPPPPPPPPPPPPWPSPSPPRPMRLESLRPSRTEPALRRVWIQPEDDVPYVRDVLQRAGHRAALLPAQISVAASLVTAVGAALRTDDFVLASAGQAHELGLLWRPIAEAPVARGYSVVSDIGEDALLVQTLLGALLARALGVADA, from the coding sequence GTGGACCTCGTCAGCGCCTGCCGCATCTTCACCAGCGTGGCCGAGCGTGGCAGCTTCACTCTCGGCGCCGCCGCCGAGGGCATCCCGCAGTCCGTCGCCAGCCGCCGCGTGGCCGCGTTGGAGAAACACTTCCGGCAGCCGCTGTTCGACCGCACGGCGCGCCGGGCCGTGCTCACCGTCTTCGGCCAGGACATGCTGGCGCCGGCGAAACGGCTCGTGCAGTACGCCGAAGCGCTCGAACACCACGCCGCCGAGGCCAAGCTGCGGCCGCTGACCCTGGCCGTGCCGGAGACCTGCGGTGTGCGGGACCTGGCGTTGCTGGACGCCGCGGCGCGGGAGGTGGACGTGGCCCTGGACATCCGGTGTGCGGGCCCGGAGCAGCGCGCGGCCTGGATGCGGGACAAGGCGGTGCGCGCCGCTGTGCAGGCGGTGCCGCCGACGGAGGCGGTCTGGGTCGTCCCGCTCGGGCTCGCGCGGCCGCCGGCGCCGGGTCGGCACGAGGGTTCGCCAGGTTCGCAGGGTTCTGTTTCGCCACCGCCACCGCCACCGCCACCGCCACCGCCACCGCCACCGCCACCGCCACCGCCACCGCCACCGCCACCGCCACCGCCACCGCCATGGCCATCGCCGTCGCCGCCTCGGCCGATGCGGCTGGAATCGCTGCGGCCGTCGCGGACCGAACCGGCGTTGCGCCGCGTCTGGATCCAGCCCGAGGACGACGTCCCCTACGTGCGCGACGTGCTCCAGCGCGCCGGGCACCGTGCGGCGTTGCTGCCGGCACAGATCTCGGTCGCGGCCTCGCTGGTCACGGCGGTCGGAGCCGCTTTGCGCACCGACGATTTCGTGCTCGCCTCCGCCGGCCAGGCTCATGAACTCGGCCTGCTCTGGCGGCCGATCGCCGAGGCGCCGGTCGCGCGGGGTTACAGCGTCGTCTCGGACATCGGCGAGGATGCCTTGCTGGTCCAGACGCTTCTCGGCGCCCTGTTGGCGCGGGCGTTGGGGGTCGCCGATGCGTGA
- a CDS encoding serine hydrolase, with product MRNLDTGQEIAVDADVIYPIASVVKVPLAIAVLEAIRGGRLDGARMLELVPDPGTPPPPIGVGRFLHPARVAIEDLIYLAIAISDNAAADALFGLVPPSEVDRTLAEAGIGGIAVRHPMRDLLGVFGGEPGLAHTLAMGARTPGGGHPLAHLDLTRANTGTARALADLLQELWRPTAIHPRVAARVRALMSDGILQRRLGPDFISDATSWASKSGTLLNLRHDAGVVEHEDGQTYAVVAMTESTVPAVAQPAVDALIGRIARALHDHLRDP from the coding sequence GTGCGGAATCTGGACACCGGCCAGGAGATCGCCGTCGATGCCGACGTCATCTACCCGATCGCCTCGGTGGTCAAGGTGCCGTTGGCGATCGCCGTGCTGGAAGCGATCCGGGGCGGACGGCTCGACGGCGCGCGGATGCTCGAGCTCGTCCCGGATCCCGGCACGCCGCCCCCGCCGATCGGCGTCGGCCGCTTCCTGCACCCGGCCCGCGTCGCGATCGAGGATCTGATCTACCTCGCCATCGCGATCAGCGACAACGCCGCCGCCGACGCGCTGTTCGGGCTGGTGCCGCCGAGCGAGGTGGACCGTACCCTGGCCGAGGCCGGGATCGGCGGCATCGCGGTGCGGCATCCGATGCGCGACCTGCTCGGCGTCTTCGGCGGCGAACCCGGGCTGGCGCACACGCTGGCGATGGGCGCGCGCACTCCCGGCGGCGGCCATCCCCTCGCGCATCTGGACCTCACCCGCGCCAACACCGGTACCGCGCGGGCGCTCGCCGACCTGTTGCAGGAGTTGTGGCGCCCGACCGCGATCCATCCGCGGGTCGCCGCTCGGGTGAGAGCCCTGATGAGCGACGGGATCCTTCAGCGCCGTCTCGGGCCCGACTTCATCTCGGACGCCACCTCGTGGGCCTCCAAGTCCGGGACCCTGCTGAACCTGCGGCACGACGCGGGCGTCGTCGAGCATGAAGACGGCCAGACGTACGCGGTCGTCGCGATGACCGAATCGACAGTGCCGGCGGTGGCGCAGCCCGCGGTGGACGCGCTCATCGGCCGGATCGCCCGCGCGCTGCACGACCACCTGCGCGACCCCTAG
- a CDS encoding VOC family protein has protein sequence MSVRYQLVIDCADPDRQARFWAAALGYVLAPAPAGFATWNDYYRDLGLPEDELPEGADRISDPAGEGPAIWFNAVAEAKAVKNRMHIDIHAGGERSDPFEERKRRVDAEARRLVGLGATQTVVMQQDGLDHYAVGMKDPEGNEFDIN, from the coding sequence ATGTCAGTCCGCTACCAGCTGGTGATCGACTGCGCCGACCCCGACCGGCAGGCCCGTTTCTGGGCCGCGGCCCTGGGCTACGTGCTCGCCCCGGCGCCGGCCGGCTTCGCCACGTGGAACGACTACTACCGCGACCTCGGCCTGCCGGAGGACGAGCTGCCCGAGGGCGCCGACCGGATCAGCGACCCGGCCGGCGAGGGCCCGGCGATCTGGTTCAACGCGGTCGCCGAGGCGAAGGCGGTGAAGAACCGGATGCACATCGACATCCATGCCGGCGGCGAGCGATCGGATCCGTTCGAGGAGCGCAAGCGGCGGGTGGACGCCGAGGCGCGGCGGCTGGTGGGCCTGGGCGCGACGCAGACGGTGGTCATGCAGCAGGACGGGCTCGACCACTACGCGGTCGGGATGAAGGACCCCGAGGGCAACGAGTTCGACATCAACTGA